A DNA window from Solanum lycopersicum chromosome 3, SLM_r2.1 contains the following coding sequences:
- the LOC138347813 gene encoding uncharacterized protein encodes MVRFVNFILLLILLVASINLLVSEARALNILKIHGLDSEADSNSSKKGSFDWLSLGDIKDEPSLEVGHKFINSQTLGGIKAGPSPGLGHKIVTGNHQ; translated from the coding sequence atggtgagatttgtgaattttattttacttctaATTCTTTTGGTTGCTTCGATTAATCTTTTGGTTTCTGAAGCACGTGCTCTTAATATTTTGAAGATTCATGGTCTTGATTCTGAAGCTGACTCTAACTCTAGTAAAAAAGGATCATTTGATTGGTTAAGTCTGGGTGATATTAAAGATGAACCTAGTCTTGAAGTTGGTCATAAATTTATAAACAGTCAAACACTTGGAGGAATTAAGGCTGGCCCTAGCCCTGGATTAGGACACAAAATTGTCACCGGCAATCACCAATAG
- the LOC101246222 gene encoding D-amino-acid oxidase — protein sequence MLLTPLLPFPFISVPKNSPHLKSPSFFLIRSSSSQPMDTNPQPKKVAVCGGGVIGVCTAYFLSKNGASVTLIEQSSVACAASGKAGGFLALDWCDGGPVASLARASFNLHRSLAQELNGSESYGYRPLTTLSVSITESSSSSSNRTGPIPSWVDGPAKSPRTIGSTDSTAQVHPEMFTKRLLSKAMEDYGVELVIGKVERVEMAEGKTRGVVLEDGREIDAAAIVLAVGPWSKRFSILGSLFRVYGIKAHSIVLEPKEANRITPHALFLTYYPAQGGKPMDPEVYPRPTGEVYICGMSAQAEVPDDPEQITPVPESINTLKRVASSVSSHLVEGEATVKAEQACILPCSEDDVPIIGEVPGVEGCYVATGHSCWGILNGPATGAAMAELILDGRASIVDLSRFSPARFASAVKK from the exons atgttGTTAACCCCTCTGCTTCCATTTCCGTTCATTTCAGTCCCCAAAAATTCCCCACATCTAAAATCCCCGTCATTCTTCCTAATACGATCTTCATCGTCACAGCCAATGGACACCAATCCACAACCGAAAAAGGTAGCTGTCTGCGGCGGCGGAGTAATCGGAGTTTGCACCGCCTACTTCCTATCCAAAAACGGCGCATCCGTAACTCTAATCGAACAATCCTCCGTCGCCTGCGCCGCCTCCGGTAAAGCCGGTGGTTTCCTCGCTCTAGATTGGTGCGACGGCGGTCCTGTCGCGTCTCTCGCACGCGCCAGCTTCAATCTACACCGCTCACTCGCTCAAGAGCTTAATGGATCAGAATCCTACGGATATCGTCCACTCACTACTCTAAGTGTCTCCATCACCGAATCATCATCTTCATCGTCGAATCGAACCGGGCCGATTCCGTCTTGGGTTGATGGCCCAGCTAAAAGCCCACGAACAATTGGATCAACTGACAGTACGGCCCAAGTCCATCCAGAGATGTTTACGAAAAGGCTACTGTCAAAAGCGATGGAGGATTATGGAGTTGAGCTTGTGATTGGTAAAGTGGAGAGAGTGGAAATGGCGGAGGGAAAAACGAGAGGAGTTGTACTAGAAGATGGAAGAGAGATTGATGCTGCAGCAATTGTGTTGGCAGTTGGGCCTTGGAGTAAGAGGTTTTCTATTTTGGGCTCGCTTTTTAGGGTTTATGGAATTAAAGCCCATAGTATTGTACTGGAACCGAAAGAAGCCAATAGGATCACGCCACATGCACTCTTTCTCACTTATTATCCAGCCCAAGGTGGAAAGCCCATGGACCCGGAAGTATATCCTCGTCCGACAG GGGAAGTTTATATATGTGGAATGTCAGCTCAAGCAGAGGTTCCAGACGATCCAGAGCAGATAACTCCAGTTCCCGAATCAATAAACACGCTTAAGAGAGTGGCTTCTAGTGTGTCAAGCCATTTAGTTGAAGGGGAAGCGACTGTGAAGGCTGAACAAGCATGCATCTTACCTTGCAGCGAAGATGATGTGCCAATTATCGGAGAAGTTCCTGGTGTAGAAGGCTGTTATGTCGCCACTGGACATAGCTGTTGGGGAATTCTCAATGGTCCTGCCACTGGTGCAGCTATGGCCGAACTCATTTTGGATGGACGTGCTAGCATAGTTGATCTTAGCCGATTCAGCCCTGCAAGATTTGCTAGCGCTGTGAAGAAGTAA